The Streptomyces luteogriseus genome includes a window with the following:
- a CDS encoding DEAD/DEAH box helicase, protein MSIASTDHVVVPENEATEDVPEATFADLGLPEGVVRKLAQNGVTTPFPIQAATIPDALAGKDILGRGRTGSGKTLSFGLPTLARLAGGRTEKHKPRAVILTPTRELAMQVADALQPYGDVVGLKMKVVCGGTSMGNQIYALERGVDVLVATPGRLRDIINRGACSLENVEVAVLDEADQMSDLGFLPEVTELLDQVPAGGQRMLFSATMENEISTLVKRYLSNPVTHEVDSAQGNVTTMSHHILIVKPKDKAPVTAAIASRKGRTIIFVRTQLGADRIAEQLCDSGVKADALHGGMTQGARTRVLEDFKKGYVNALVATDVAARGIHVDGIDLVLNVDPAGDHKDYLHRSGRTARAGRSGTVVSLSLPHQRRQIFRLMEDAGVDATRHIIQGAGAFDPEVAEITGARSMTEVQAESVGNAAQQAEREVAQLTKELERAQRRANELREEADRLIARIAREQGEDPEAAVAEAQAAVVAAAAEVSVPEQPVAQDVDRDDRGGRGFERRDDNRGGGFRRDDRRDDRGGRSFERRDDRGGRGFERRDDNRGGGFRRDDRRDDRGGRSFERRDDRGGRGFERRDDNRGGGFRRDDRRDDRGGRSFERRDDRGGRGFERRDDNRGGGFRRDDRPGRSFERRDERGGHRGSDRPFNRDRQGDRPGFRASGHDRPSGRRDDHRGGGSFQRREDKPRWKRNG, encoded by the coding sequence ATGTCCATCGCCAGTACTGATCACGTCGTCGTGCCCGAGAACGAGGCAACCGAGGACGTCCCCGAGGCCACTTTCGCGGACCTCGGTCTCCCCGAAGGCGTTGTGCGCAAGCTCGCGCAGAACGGCGTGACCACTCCCTTCCCGATCCAGGCCGCGACCATTCCGGACGCCCTGGCCGGCAAGGACATCCTGGGCCGTGGCCGCACCGGCTCCGGCAAGACCCTGTCGTTCGGTCTGCCGACCCTGGCGCGTCTCGCCGGCGGCCGCACCGAGAAGCACAAGCCGCGCGCGGTCATCCTCACCCCGACCCGTGAGCTCGCGATGCAGGTCGCGGACGCCCTCCAGCCGTACGGCGACGTCGTCGGCCTGAAGATGAAGGTCGTCTGCGGCGGTACGTCGATGGGCAACCAGATCTACGCCCTGGAGCGCGGCGTCGACGTCCTCGTCGCCACCCCGGGCCGGCTGCGCGACATCATCAACCGTGGCGCCTGCTCCCTGGAGAACGTCGAGGTCGCCGTCCTCGACGAGGCCGACCAGATGTCCGACCTGGGCTTCCTGCCCGAGGTCACCGAGCTGCTCGACCAGGTCCCGGCCGGCGGCCAGCGCATGCTGTTCTCGGCCACGATGGAGAACGAGATCTCCACGCTGGTCAAGCGTTACCTGAGCAACCCGGTCACGCACGAGGTCGACAGTGCCCAGGGCAACGTCACGACCATGTCGCACCACATCCTCATCGTGAAGCCCAAGGACAAGGCGCCGGTCACCGCCGCGATCGCCTCCCGCAAGGGCCGCACGATCATCTTCGTCCGCACCCAGCTGGGCGCCGACCGCATCGCCGAGCAGTTGTGCGACTCGGGTGTGAAGGCCGATGCGCTGCACGGCGGTATGACGCAGGGCGCGCGCACCCGCGTGCTGGAGGACTTCAAGAAGGGCTACGTCAACGCGCTCGTCGCGACCGACGTCGCCGCCCGCGGTATCCACGTCGACGGCATCGACCTGGTGCTGAACGTGGACCCGGCCGGGGACCACAAGGACTACCTGCACCGGTCCGGCCGTACCGCGCGTGCGGGCCGTTCCGGCACGGTCGTGTCGCTGTCGCTGCCGCACCAGCGGCGTCAGATCTTCCGGCTGATGGAGGACGCGGGCGTCGACGCCACGCGCCACATCATCCAGGGCGCCGGCGCCTTCGACCCGGAGGTTGCCGAGATCACCGGCGCCCGGTCGATGACCGAGGTGCAGGCCGAGTCCGTGGGCAATGCCGCGCAGCAGGCCGAGCGTGAGGTCGCCCAGCTCACCAAGGAGCTGGAGCGGGCGCAGCGGCGTGCGAACGAGCTCCGCGAGGAGGCCGACCGCCTGATCGCCCGGATCGCCCGCGAGCAGGGTGAGGACCCGGAGGCCGCGGTGGCCGAGGCCCAGGCGGCGGTGGTGGCCGCGGCGGCCGAGGTGTCCGTGCCCGAGCAGCCGGTGGCGCAGGACGTGGACCGTGACGACCGTGGTGGTCGTGGGTTCGAGCGTCGTGATGACAACCGTGGTGGCGGCTTCCGCCGGGACGACCGTCGTGATGACCGTGGTGGCCGTTCGTTCGAGCGTCGTGACGACCGTGGTGGTCGTGGGTTCGAGCGTCGTGACGACAACCGTGGTGGCGGCTTCCGCCGGGACGACCGTCGTGATGACCGTGGTGGCCGTTCGTTCGAGCGTCGTGACGACCGTGGTGGTCGTGGGTTCGAGCGTCGTGACGACAACCGTGGCGGTGGCTTCCGCCGGGACGACCGTCGTGATGACCGTGGTGGCCGTTCGTTCGAGCGTCGTGACGACCGTGGTGGTCGTGGCTTCGAGCGTCGTGACGACAACCGTGGCGGTGGCTTCCGCCGGGACGACCGTCCGGGCCGTTCCTTCGAGCGCCGGGACGAGCGCGGTGGGCACCGTGGCAGCGACCGCCCCTTCAACCGTGACCGTCAGGGCGACCGTCCCGGCTTCCGCGCCTCCGGTCACGACCGCCCCTCGGGCCGTCGTGACGACCACCGCGGCGGCGGTTCGTTCCAGCGTCGCGAGGACAAGCCGCGCTGGAAGCGCAACGGCTGA
- a CDS encoding RNA polymerase sigma factor SigF — protein sequence MRIDTTTDSATCTGEELPQIAEPQKLAPQDARGLTGQFLDRLAVLEEGTPEYQYARNTLIEMNMSLVRFAARRFRTSGQSMEDIVQVGVIGLIKAIDRFEVSREVQFTSFAVPYIIGEIKRFFRDTSWAVHVPRRLQEARTELAKATEELASRLGRAPKVAELAALMNLSEEEVVEAQIAANGYLSSSLDATVTGDPDESDTTLSEFIGEEDPALELVEDFHALAPLVAELDDRQRLILHLRFVEELTQAEIGARLGISQMHVSRLISRTVARLRSGMLTTG from the coding sequence ATGCGCATCGACACGACGACGGATTCCGCCACCTGCACCGGTGAGGAACTGCCGCAGATCGCCGAACCCCAGAAGCTCGCCCCGCAGGACGCGCGCGGGCTGACCGGACAGTTCCTCGACCGGCTCGCCGTGCTCGAGGAGGGCACGCCCGAATACCAGTACGCCCGCAACACGCTCATCGAGATGAACATGTCTCTGGTGCGCTTCGCGGCACGCCGGTTCCGCACCAGCGGCCAGTCGATGGAGGACATCGTCCAGGTCGGCGTCATCGGGCTGATCAAGGCCATCGACCGGTTCGAGGTCTCCCGCGAGGTGCAGTTCACCAGCTTCGCGGTGCCGTACATCATCGGCGAGATCAAGCGGTTCTTCCGTGACACCTCCTGGGCCGTACACGTGCCGCGCCGCCTTCAGGAAGCCCGTACGGAACTCGCCAAGGCCACCGAGGAACTGGCCTCCCGCCTCGGCCGCGCGCCCAAGGTGGCCGAACTGGCAGCGTTGATGAACCTGTCGGAGGAAGAGGTCGTCGAGGCCCAGATCGCCGCCAACGGCTACCTGTCGTCATCCCTCGACGCGACGGTCACCGGCGACCCGGACGAGAGCGACACGACGCTGTCGGAGTTCATCGGCGAGGAGGACCCGGCCCTCGAACTCGTCGAGGACTTCCACGCCCTGGCCCCCCTGGTCGCCGAACTCGACGACCGCCAGCGCCTCATCCTGCACCTGCGCTTCGTGGAGGAGCTGACTCAGGCGGAGATCGGCGCCCGGCTCGGCATCTCGCAGATGCACGTCTCCCGGCTCATCTCCCGCACGGTCGCCCGCCTGCGGTCGGGGATGCTGACCACCGGCTGA
- a CDS encoding MarR family transcriptional regulator, with the protein MTVTSLRPRPEPAEVARVTSTAAELLEVLWGRASTAPASASQLRVLLILEHHEGINLRTLADSLASTPPSTSRLCDRLQAAGFVEREVSPADRREVRLHLSGHGRAFLADLRVRREQALRAVLDQMPAAKRVALLQGLEAFCDAAAARIHDDSEDSRSSDTRTA; encoded by the coding sequence GTGACTGTGACTTCCCTCCGACCCCGCCCTGAGCCAGCAGAGGTCGCCCGTGTGACCTCCACGGCCGCGGAGTTGCTGGAAGTCCTCTGGGGCCGGGCCTCGACCGCGCCGGCCTCCGCGTCCCAGCTGCGGGTGCTGCTCATCCTCGAACACCACGAGGGCATCAACCTGCGCACGCTCGCCGACTCCCTCGCCTCCACACCGCCCTCGACCAGCCGGCTGTGCGACCGGCTGCAGGCGGCCGGTTTCGTGGAACGCGAGGTGAGCCCGGCCGACCGGCGCGAGGTCCGCCTGCACCTCAGCGGCCACGGCCGCGCCTTCCTCGCCGACCTGCGGGTGCGCCGGGAGCAGGCGCTGCGCGCGGTGCTCGACCAGATGCCCGCGGCGAAGCGGGTCGCGCTGCTGCAAGGACTGGAGGCGTTCTGCGACGCGGCGGCGGCCCGGATACACGACGACTCCGAAGACTCCCGCTCCTCCGACACCCGCACCGCCTGA
- a CDS encoding PP2C family protein-serine/threonine phosphatase — protein MNTITNRFVAAERALRTAAPHQLLDAVRRVLTDQYAADSVELFLADYGLTVLQPVSVLPHTLRPVSVHNSPAGRAFGAQEPYVEDPSGDLVRVHLPVTVRGDRLGVLTVTLPGGEHAEGCLDELAEIAEVLGHEVVVAERDTDLYLQARRRDRLTLAAEMQWQLLPGRSCARPEYELGAQLEPAYAIFGDNFDWSASADRLSLYVTNGMDEGMEASLLTNLAINALRNARRAGLSIEDQAALADQAVYAHYRGRCYLSVLMLDFDLATGRVRAVDAGSPQMLRLRGGGVERVPFDAQLPLGMFEETDYVVQEFDVEPGDRLVFVSDGVYDVASPGGEAYGDAALARAIQSTRLLPAAEVPRAVLRELRGHRGRSTPDDDALVVCLDWRGR, from the coding sequence GTGAACACGATCACGAACAGATTCGTGGCCGCCGAGCGCGCCCTGCGCACGGCGGCCCCCCATCAGCTGCTGGACGCGGTCCGTCGTGTACTGACCGATCAGTACGCGGCGGACTCCGTCGAGCTCTTCCTCGCGGACTACGGACTGACGGTGCTTCAGCCGGTGTCCGTGCTGCCGCACACCCTCCGGCCGGTGTCCGTGCACAACAGCCCGGCGGGCCGGGCCTTCGGCGCGCAGGAGCCGTACGTGGAAGACCCCTCGGGCGATCTCGTGCGGGTGCATCTGCCCGTCACCGTGCGCGGTGACCGGCTCGGCGTGCTGACCGTGACCCTGCCCGGCGGCGAGCACGCCGAGGGCTGTCTGGACGAGCTGGCCGAGATCGCCGAGGTGCTCGGGCACGAGGTCGTCGTGGCCGAGCGGGACACCGACCTGTATCTCCAGGCGCGCCGCCGGGACCGGCTCACGCTCGCCGCCGAGATGCAGTGGCAGCTGCTGCCGGGCCGCTCCTGCGCCCGCCCCGAGTACGAGCTGGGCGCGCAGCTGGAACCGGCGTACGCGATCTTCGGCGACAACTTCGACTGGTCCGCCTCGGCCGACCGGCTCAGCCTCTACGTCACCAACGGCATGGACGAGGGCATGGAGGCCTCCCTGCTGACGAACCTGGCGATCAACGCCCTGCGCAACGCGCGCCGGGCCGGGCTGTCCATCGAAGACCAGGCGGCCCTGGCCGACCAGGCGGTGTACGCCCACTACCGGGGCCGCTGCTACCTGTCCGTGCTGATGCTCGACTTCGACCTGGCCACCGGCCGGGTCCGTGCGGTGGACGCGGGTTCGCCGCAGATGCTGCGGCTGCGCGGGGGCGGGGTGGAGCGGGTGCCCTTCGACGCCCAGCTGCCGCTCGGCATGTTCGAGGAGACGGACTACGTGGTCCAGGAGTTCGACGTGGAGCCGGGCGACCGGCTGGTCTTCGTCAGCGACGGGGTCTACGACGTCGCCTCCCCGGGCGGCGAGGCCTACGGGGACGCCGCCCTGGCCCGGGCGATCCAGTCGACCCGGCTGCTGCCGGCCGCCGAGGTGCCCCGGGCCGTCCTGCGCGAACTGAGGGGCCACCGCGGCCGGTCGACCCCGGACGACGACGCCCTCGTGGTGTGTCTGGACTGGCGTGGTCGGTAA
- a CDS encoding STAS domain-containing protein: MQVSVSEENEEQEPAAYQVSAFLERRREQIAQRWADAALFRTVFTVSRDEAVEAGRAVAAALAAVAASGRLDDVRASGFESVRDQLGRMAASRARTGTDPDGVATEVAALREPVTELLRAEFPEPYAPEAQEAVVALTVLMGTLRLVVLETTVSAGEELIARQREQLHEVATPVIKLWESTVAVPLIGTLDSARSQVVMESLLDAIVAERARYAILDITGVPTVDSLVAQHLMKTVAAARLMGAECIVSGIRPAIAQTIVHLGIDLGTVLTRSSLADALAYALSEQGVEIAPLRATGATADAGAR, from the coding sequence ATGCAAGTGTCGGTGTCGGAAGAGAACGAGGAACAGGAGCCGGCCGCATACCAGGTGAGCGCCTTTCTGGAGCGGCGACGGGAGCAGATCGCCCAACGCTGGGCGGACGCCGCGCTGTTCCGCACGGTCTTCACCGTCTCCCGGGACGAGGCGGTGGAGGCGGGCAGGGCGGTGGCCGCCGCCCTGGCGGCGGTGGCGGCCTCCGGGCGGCTGGACGACGTCCGGGCGTCCGGATTCGAGTCCGTGCGCGACCAGTTGGGGCGGATGGCGGCCTCCCGCGCCCGTACGGGCACCGACCCGGACGGAGTCGCCACCGAGGTGGCCGCACTGCGCGAGCCGGTGACCGAGCTGCTGCGCGCCGAGTTCCCCGAGCCCTACGCCCCCGAGGCCCAGGAGGCCGTGGTGGCGCTGACCGTGCTCATGGGCACGCTGCGCCTGGTGGTGCTGGAGACGACCGTCAGCGCGGGCGAGGAGCTGATCGCCCGGCAGCGCGAGCAGCTGCACGAGGTGGCCACCCCGGTGATCAAGCTGTGGGAGAGCACCGTCGCCGTACCGCTGATCGGGACCCTGGACAGCGCGCGCAGCCAGGTGGTCATGGAGAGCCTGCTGGACGCGATCGTCGCCGAGCGCGCCCGGTACGCCATCCTCGACATCACCGGGGTGCCCACGGTCGACTCGCTGGTCGCCCAGCACCTGATGAAGACCGTGGCGGCGGCGCGGCTGATGGGCGCCGAGTGCATCGTGTCCGGCATCCGGCCCGCGATCGCGCAGACCATCGTCCACCTGGGCATCGACCTCGGCACGGTGCTCACCCGTTCGAGCCTGGCGGACGCGCTCGCCTACGCGCTCAGCGAGCAGGGGGTCGAGATCGCACCGCTGAGGGCGACCGGCGCGACGGCGGACGCGGGCGCACGGTGA
- a CDS encoding STAS domain-containing protein, giving the protein MGGHGFTVPVLQLGDVLLVTLQGELHDGMAEQLQQDITARISDSRVSGVVIDISGVEIVDSFLGRVLAEIAAGAKLLAARTVLAGMRPAVAITLVELGLTLPGLRTALDVERAMELLGVTTRRGEGSP; this is encoded by the coding sequence ATGGGCGGGCACGGCTTCACCGTGCCGGTCCTCCAGCTGGGCGATGTCCTGCTGGTCACCCTCCAGGGGGAGTTGCACGACGGGATGGCGGAGCAGCTCCAGCAGGACATCACGGCGCGGATCTCGGACAGCCGGGTGAGCGGGGTCGTGATCGACATCTCCGGCGTGGAGATCGTCGACTCCTTCCTGGGCAGGGTCCTCGCCGAGATCGCCGCCGGAGCCAAGCTGCTGGCGGCCCGTACGGTCCTGGCCGGGATGCGCCCGGCGGTGGCGATCACCCTGGTCGAGCTGGGGCTCACCCTGCCCGGCCTGCGGACGGCCCTGGACGTCGAACGTGCGATGGAGCTGCTGGGCGTGACCACGCGCCGGGGCGAGGGGAGTCCGTGA
- a CDS encoding anti-sigma regulatory factor codes for MQASRHAGPASLPIGSDADLAWVRQQVRQAAAELGFGLVQQTKLVTAASELARNTLVHGGGGHVRITPLDAGSSYGLRLDFVDTGPGIRDLDQALTDGYTSGGGLGLGLSGAKRLVQEFEVDSRPGEGTTVTVTAWATVVPPSRTVP; via the coding sequence ATGCAGGCTTCCCGCCATGCCGGTCCGGCCAGCCTGCCGATCGGCTCGGACGCCGATCTGGCGTGGGTGCGGCAGCAGGTCCGGCAGGCAGCCGCCGAGCTCGGGTTCGGGCTGGTGCAGCAGACCAAGCTCGTCACCGCTGCGAGCGAGCTGGCCCGCAACACCCTCGTCCACGGCGGGGGCGGCCATGTGCGGATCACCCCGCTGGACGCCGGGTCGTCGTACGGGCTGCGGCTGGACTTCGTCGACACCGGGCCCGGCATCCGGGACCTGGACCAGGCGCTGACCGACGGTTACACCAGTGGCGGCGGGCTCGGTCTGGGCCTGAGCGGCGCCAAGCGGCTCGTGCAGGAGTTCGAGGTGGACAGCCGGCCCGGTGAGGGGACCACCGTCACCGTCACCGCCTGGGCCACCGTCGTACCGCCTTCCCGGACGGTGCCGTGA
- a CDS encoding ATP-binding SpoIIE family protein phosphatase: MSRVWDVPVDDSTRVRDVRVAAEEASACAGLPPGRTAAAALVATELATNLLRHADGGRVLISLVERGHDDGGRTAVQLVSLDHGPGIPDVAAAMRDGYTTTVAASLGAGLGTCRRIANDFDLHSAPGRGTVVMARIGHEPAVRNQGPPPPGPRAGGVNVPLGRAEYSGDAWGRVRGGDRLTLLLADGLGHGVKAAEASAAAVKELRGLAELPPVEILRSLGRALRPTRGAAVAVAQLDMTAGRLSFAGIGNVGARLRTDGTWKALLSHPGIVGAQAPASVPVQRVPWHADSLLVLHSDGLPSRWTPPDDGVLPGCDPAVAAAVVLRDAGSAARPAGDDTCVAVLAAGGVSRHGSGA; encoded by the coding sequence ATGAGCAGGGTCTGGGACGTGCCGGTGGACGACTCGACCCGGGTGCGGGACGTGCGGGTGGCGGCCGAGGAGGCCAGCGCCTGCGCGGGCCTGCCCCCCGGCCGCACCGCGGCCGCCGCGCTGGTGGCGACGGAGCTGGCCACCAACCTGCTGCGGCACGCGGACGGCGGGCGGGTGCTGATCAGCCTCGTCGAGCGGGGGCACGACGACGGCGGCCGGACGGCGGTGCAGCTCGTCTCGCTCGACCACGGCCCCGGCATCCCGGACGTCGCGGCGGCGATGCGTGACGGCTACACCACGACCGTCGCCGCCTCGCTCGGCGCCGGCCTGGGCACGTGCCGGCGCATAGCGAACGACTTCGATCTGCACAGTGCGCCCGGCCGGGGCACCGTCGTGATGGCCCGGATCGGCCACGAGCCCGCCGTCCGCAACCAGGGCCCGCCCCCGCCCGGTCCGCGCGCCGGGGGCGTCAACGTCCCCCTCGGCCGGGCCGAGTACTCCGGGGACGCCTGGGGCCGGGTGCGAGGCGGGGACCGTCTGACCCTGCTGCTCGCCGACGGGCTGGGGCACGGCGTGAAGGCCGCCGAGGCCTCGGCGGCGGCGGTGAAGGAGCTGCGTGGCCTGGCCGAGCTGCCGCCCGTCGAGATCCTGCGGAGTCTGGGCCGGGCGCTGCGGCCCACCCGGGGCGCGGCCGTCGCCGTGGCCCAACTGGACATGACGGCAGGTCGGTTGAGCTTCGCCGGGATCGGCAACGTCGGCGCCCGGCTGCGGACCGACGGCACGTGGAAGGCGTTGCTGTCCCACCCCGGCATCGTGGGCGCGCAGGCCCCGGCTTCCGTGCCCGTGCAGCGTGTTCCCTGGCACGCGGACAGCCTGCTGGTCCTGCACAGCGACGGCCTGCCCAGCCGCTGGACACCGCCCGACGACGGCGTGCTGCCGGGCTGCGACCCGGCGGTGGCGGCCGCGGTGGTGCTCCGCGACGCGGGCAGCGCGGCCCGGCCGGCGGGGGACGACACCTGTGTGGCGGTCCTGGCCGCCGGCGGCGTGAGCCGCCACGGTTCGGGGGCTTGA
- a CDS encoding MarR family winged helix-turn-helix transcriptional regulator: MTDLGGPGNHRARGPGDGPEAVASQIADAVESLTALWSVAAQEASLRLSLHQLRALRTVQTAPGLNLTALAEGLDIGLPTASRLCDRLAAAGLLERAPHPDTRREVQLWLTTHGQRVLGDVAGRRARALAAALAAMEPGERAALSRGLRGFLAAQDTAPGAGGAE, translated from the coding sequence GTGACCGATCTCGGCGGCCCCGGCAACCACCGGGCGAGGGGACCGGGCGATGGCCCGGAGGCCGTCGCATCGCAGATCGCAGATGCGGTGGAGAGTCTGACGGCGCTGTGGTCGGTCGCCGCGCAGGAGGCGTCCCTGCGCCTGTCCCTGCACCAGTTGCGGGCGCTGCGCACCGTGCAGACGGCGCCCGGCCTGAATCTGACGGCCCTGGCGGAGGGCCTGGACATCGGGCTCCCCACGGCCAGCCGCCTCTGCGACCGTCTGGCCGCGGCCGGTCTGCTGGAACGGGCCCCGCACCCCGACACCCGCCGGGAAGTGCAACTGTGGCTCACGACACACGGACAGCGCGTCCTGGGTGACGTCGCCGGCCGTCGCGCCCGGGCCCTGGCCGCGGCCCTGGCGGCGATGGAACCGGGCGAACGGGCGGCGCTGAGCAGGGGGTTGCGGGGTTTCCTGGCCGCCCAGGACACGGCGCCGGGTGCCGGCGGGGCGGAGTAG
- a CDS encoding GTP cyclohydrolase II, with protein MPDTPAVIATPRSRVRVPLRFHDGYEADAELVTFHGLADGQEHVAMVLGEPGPVPLVRLHSECLTGDVFGSARCDCGPQLREAVESIAERGGVLLYLRQEGRGIGLYNKLDAYALQDEGLDTYEANAALGLPEDARDYTAAAQMLRALGIGELDLLSNNPDKAEQLRSLGVDVRDRIPTGVFTTAHNVRYLRAKVLQTQHTLPLTALTELSAG; from the coding sequence ATGCCCGACACCCCCGCCGTCATCGCCACCCCGCGCTCCCGCGTCCGGGTCCCGCTGCGCTTCCACGACGGCTACGAGGCCGACGCCGAGCTCGTCACCTTCCACGGGCTGGCCGACGGCCAGGAGCACGTGGCCATGGTCCTCGGCGAGCCCGGCCCCGTCCCGCTGGTGCGGCTGCACTCCGAGTGCCTGACCGGGGACGTGTTCGGCTCGGCCCGCTGCGACTGCGGCCCGCAGTTGCGCGAGGCGGTCGAGAGCATCGCCGAGCGCGGCGGCGTGCTCCTCTACCTCCGACAGGAGGGCCGGGGCATCGGCCTCTACAACAAGCTCGACGCGTACGCCCTCCAGGACGAGGGGCTGGACACGTACGAGGCGAACGCGGCGCTCGGGCTGCCCGAGGACGCCCGCGACTACACGGCCGCGGCCCAGATGCTCCGGGCCCTGGGCATCGGCGAACTGGACCTGCTCTCCAACAACCCCGACAAGGCTGAGCAGTTGCGGTCCTTGGGCGTCGACGTCCGCGACCGGATCCCCACGGGCGTCTTCACCACCGCCCACAACGTCCGCTACCTGCGGGCGAAGGTGCTCCAGACCCAGCACACGCTGCCGCTCACCGCGCTGACGGAACTCAGCGCCGGCTGA
- a CDS encoding MarR family winged helix-turn-helix transcriptional regulator, translating to MTTRWLTPDEQRAWRAYIAASLLLEDAIDRQLQQDAGMPHLYYSILSVLSESPERRLRMTDLAERLKITRSRLTYAVARLEKDGMLRREACRHDKRGSIAALTDEGFAVLERTAPGHVETVRDFLFDRLSEEQVGQLEEISTAIAQGLQEDGARPAADDVPWRRRSSPSCS from the coding sequence ATGACGACTCGCTGGCTCACCCCCGATGAGCAGCGCGCCTGGCGCGCCTACATCGCCGCCTCGCTGCTCCTGGAGGACGCGATCGACCGGCAGCTCCAGCAGGACGCCGGCATGCCGCACCTGTACTACTCCATCCTGTCCGTCCTGTCGGAGTCCCCGGAACGGCGGCTGCGGATGACCGATCTCGCCGAGCGGCTGAAGATCACCCGCAGCCGGCTGACGTACGCGGTCGCGCGGCTGGAGAAGGACGGCATGCTGCGGCGCGAGGCCTGCCGCCACGACAAGCGGGGCAGTATCGCCGCGCTGACCGACGAGGGGTTCGCCGTGCTGGAGCGGACGGCTCCCGGGCATGTCGAGACGGTGCGGGACTTCTTGTTCGACCGGCTCAGCGAGGAGCAGGTGGGGCAGCTGGAGGAGATCTCCACCGCGATCGCACAGGGGCTCCAGGAGGACGGGGCCCGGCCGGCGGCGGACGACGTGCCGTGGCGGCGGAGGTCGTCGCCGTCCTGCTCATGA
- a CDS encoding dihydrofolate reductase family protein, protein MPRPYVLLSAAVSLDGYLDDTGPDRLLLSSPADFDRVDEVRAGVDAILIGAGTIRADNPRLLVNSESRRAARTAAGKPEYPLKVTVSGSGDLDPDARFWHTGGGKILYTTDQGAERARSLGLNTDVVPLGADLDWRRLLTHLHDVRGVRRLMVEGGGLIHTQLLTQGLADELQLVLAPLFVGDPRAPRLFGPGGYQGGRLRLLETRRIEDVVLMRYEPTAPGTGGLPAAADHHWLALACELAERCPPSDTAFSVGAVVVAADGTELARGHSREAGDPVVHAEEAALAKIDPADPRLPGATVYSSLEPCARRASRPAPCARLILDAGVRRVVTAWREPDTFVTDADGSGLLAARGVEVVVLPEHEERAKAPNHHLPG, encoded by the coding sequence ATGCCTCGTCCGTACGTCCTGCTGTCCGCCGCCGTCTCCCTCGACGGCTACCTGGACGACACCGGGCCCGACCGCCTGCTTCTGTCGAGCCCGGCCGACTTCGACCGGGTCGACGAGGTCCGGGCCGGCGTCGACGCGATCCTGATCGGCGCCGGCACCATCCGCGCCGACAACCCGCGGCTGCTGGTGAACTCGGAGAGCCGCCGGGCCGCCCGCACCGCCGCAGGCAAGCCCGAGTACCCCCTCAAGGTCACCGTCAGCGGCTCCGGCGACCTCGACCCGGACGCCCGCTTCTGGCACACCGGAGGGGGGAAGATCCTCTACACCACCGACCAGGGCGCCGAGCGTGCCCGCTCCCTGGGCCTGAACACCGACGTCGTCCCGCTCGGCGCCGACCTCGACTGGCGGCGGCTGCTCACGCACCTGCACGACGTCCGGGGCGTACGGCGGCTCATGGTCGAGGGCGGCGGACTGATCCACACCCAGCTCCTCACCCAGGGCCTCGCCGACGAACTCCAACTCGTCCTCGCCCCGCTCTTCGTGGGCGACCCCCGGGCCCCCCGCCTCTTCGGCCCCGGCGGCTACCAGGGCGGCCGGCTCCGGCTGCTGGAGACGCGGCGGATCGAGGACGTGGTCCTGATGCGCTACGAGCCGACCGCCCCGGGCACCGGCGGGCTCCCCGCCGCCGCCGACCACCACTGGCTCGCCCTCGCCTGTGAACTGGCCGAGCGCTGCCCGCCGTCGGACACGGCGTTCAGCGTGGGCGCGGTCGTGGTCGCCGCCGACGGCACGGAACTGGCCCGCGGCCACTCCCGAGAGGCCGGCGACCCGGTCGTGCACGCCGAGGAGGCGGCCCTCGCCAAGATCGACCCGGCCGACCCGCGCCTGCCCGGCGCGACGGTGTACAGCAGCCTGGAGCCGTGCGCCCGCCGCGCCTCACGCCCCGCCCCATGCGCCCGGCTGATCCTCGACGCGGGGGTACGGCGGGTCGTCACGGCCTGGCGCGAGCCGGACACCTTCGTGACGGACGCCGACGGCAGCGGGCTCCTCGCGGCCCGGGGGGTGGAGGTCGTCGTCCTCCCGGAACACGAGGAGCGGGCCAAGGCCCCGAACCATCACCTGCCGGGCTGA